One genomic segment of Microcella indica includes these proteins:
- a CDS encoding glycosyltransferase family 4 protein: protein MRVAVVSESFLPTVNGVTTSVARVLEHLQRRGHEALVIAPAAGSPSEYAGAPVHEVPAVLYRRFPVGIPTPLVHRTLADFAPDVVHAASPFLLGAHAIGEASRLGIPSVAVFQTDVAGYARRNRLGAAEGFAWRVVNLVHDKADLTLAPSSAAMSDLAAAGVQRLARWGRGVDLDGYHPRTRLEPEVAQLRRSWAPGGETIVGYVGRLAPEKQVEAFSALRGVPGIRIVIVGGGPSDSSVRRALSRMPVTFTGPLHGSELARAYAAFDVFAHTGTEETFGQTIQEAQASGTPVIAPRSGGPIDLIEHGVSGLLTDPDDPRTLARAVTALTADPGRRARLGEAGRRSVLGRTWESLGDQLLSHYESVGARRPVLTRALRKVDVD, encoded by the coding sequence ATGCGTGTAGCCGTAGTGAGCGAGAGCTTCCTGCCGACCGTGAACGGGGTCACGACCTCCGTCGCCCGCGTGCTCGAGCACCTGCAGCGCCGTGGCCACGAGGCCCTCGTCATCGCCCCCGCCGCCGGGTCCCCCAGCGAGTACGCCGGCGCACCCGTGCACGAGGTGCCCGCCGTGCTGTACCGCCGCTTCCCCGTCGGCATCCCCACCCCGCTCGTGCACCGCACCCTCGCCGACTTCGCCCCCGACGTCGTGCACGCCGCCTCCCCCTTCCTCCTCGGCGCCCACGCCATCGGGGAGGCCTCGCGCCTGGGCATCCCGAGCGTCGCCGTCTTCCAGACCGACGTCGCCGGCTACGCGCGCCGCAACCGGCTCGGCGCCGCCGAGGGCTTCGCCTGGCGCGTCGTCAACCTCGTGCACGACAAGGCCGACCTCACCCTCGCCCCCTCGAGCGCGGCCATGAGCGACCTCGCGGCAGCCGGCGTGCAGCGCCTCGCGCGGTGGGGTCGCGGCGTCGACCTCGACGGCTATCACCCGCGCACGCGGCTCGAGCCCGAGGTCGCGCAGCTGCGGCGCTCGTGGGCGCCCGGCGGCGAGACCATCGTCGGCTACGTCGGGCGACTCGCACCCGAGAAGCAGGTCGAAGCGTTCTCGGCACTGCGCGGGGTGCCGGGCATCCGGATCGTCATCGTCGGCGGCGGCCCCTCGGATTCGAGCGTGCGCCGGGCGCTCTCCCGCATGCCCGTCACCTTCACCGGGCCGCTGCATGGTAGTGAGCTCGCGCGCGCCTACGCCGCCTTCGACGTCTTCGCGCACACAGGCACCGAGGAGACGTTCGGCCAGACCATTCAAGAGGCGCAGGCGAGCGGCACCCCCGTGATCGCGCCTCGCTCCGGAGGGCCTATCGACCTCATCGAGCACGGCGTGAGCGGCCTGCTCACCGACCCGGACGACCCCCGGACCCTCGCCCGCGCGGTGACCGCCCTGACCGCCGACCCCGGCCGCCGCGCGCGTCTCGGCGAGGCGGGGCGCCGATCGGTGCTCGGGCGCACGTGGGAGTCGCTCGGCGACCAGCTGCTGTCGCACTACGAGAGCGTCGGCGCGCGCCGCCCGGTGCTGACACGGGCACTCAGAAAAGTCGACGTAGACTGA
- the sdhC gene encoding succinate dehydrogenase, cytochrome b556 subunit has translation MTVPAPRPSVIPGGTLYRGNEGMWSWVLHRITGVAIYFFLLVHILDTALVRVSPEAYNAVIGAYKTPIMGVGELALVGAIVFHAFNGLRIILVDFWGVGTRHQKAMFYIVLGLWLVVMIAFTPRQLINVFGG, from the coding sequence ATGACCGTTCCCGCACCGCGACCGTCGGTGATCCCCGGCGGTACGCTCTACCGCGGCAACGAGGGCATGTGGTCGTGGGTGCTGCACCGCATCACGGGTGTCGCCATCTACTTCTTCCTGCTCGTCCACATCCTCGACACCGCGCTCGTGCGCGTGAGCCCCGAAGCCTACAACGCCGTCATCGGCGCCTACAAGACGCCGATCATGGGCGTCGGCGAGCTCGCGCTGGTCGGTGCGATCGTGTTCCACGCCTTCAACGGGCTGCGCATCATCCTGGTCGACTTCTGGGGGGTCGGCACGCGGCACCAGAAGGCGATGTTCTACATCGTCCTCGGCCTGTGGCTCGTGGTCATGATCGCGTTCACCCCCCGCCAGCTCATCAACGTGTTCGGAGGCTGA
- a CDS encoding mannose-1-phosphate guanylyltransferase — MRATTTALPDFHAVIPAGGVGSRLWPLSRAEAPKFLHDLTGSGHTLLRDTWNRVLPLTGSDGIMVVTGRAHRAAVEAQLPELTDANIVLESEPKDSSAAIGLAAAILVRRNPEVVIGSFAADHVIGDAVAFRHAVSEAVAVAREGYVTTIGMTPTEPSVGFGYICCGEPLAIEGAPHAQLVTRFVEKPDLATATEYVASGEYLWNGGMFIARADRLLEELAQSQPELHTGLVRIAAAWDTPERSQVVDAVWPGLLKIAIDYSVAEPAAAGGRLAVVRGTFPWDDVGDFSSLAKLLSNGRVGDLAILGEGARVLADSSSGVVVSRTSRLISLIGVQDIVVVDTSDALLVTTRENAQRVKSVVDAIKQSGRDDLL; from the coding sequence ATGCGAGCGACTACCACTGCGCTTCCGGACTTCCACGCCGTGATACCGGCCGGCGGCGTCGGCTCCCGTCTGTGGCCGCTCTCCCGCGCGGAGGCCCCCAAGTTTCTGCACGACCTGACAGGCAGCGGCCACACACTGCTGCGCGATACCTGGAATCGCGTGCTGCCGCTCACCGGCAGCGACGGCATCATGGTCGTCACGGGTCGGGCGCACCGCGCGGCCGTGGAGGCGCAGCTGCCGGAGCTGACGGACGCGAACATCGTGCTCGAGAGCGAGCCGAAGGACTCCTCGGCTGCGATCGGCCTCGCCGCGGCGATCCTCGTGCGGCGCAACCCCGAGGTCGTGATCGGCTCCTTCGCGGCCGATCACGTGATCGGCGATGCCGTCGCCTTCCGTCACGCGGTGAGCGAGGCGGTGGCCGTCGCGCGGGAGGGGTACGTCACGACGATCGGGATGACCCCCACGGAGCCCTCCGTCGGCTTCGGCTACATCTGCTGCGGCGAACCGCTCGCCATCGAGGGGGCCCCGCACGCGCAGCTCGTGACGCGCTTCGTCGAGAAGCCCGACCTCGCCACGGCGACCGAGTACGTCGCCTCGGGGGAGTACCTGTGGAACGGCGGCATGTTCATCGCGCGCGCCGACCGGCTGCTCGAGGAGCTCGCGCAGTCGCAGCCCGAGCTGCACACGGGCCTCGTGCGCATCGCGGCGGCGTGGGACACCCCCGAGCGCTCGCAGGTCGTCGACGCGGTCTGGCCGGGTCTGCTGAAGATCGCGATCGACTACTCCGTGGCCGAGCCCGCGGCGGCGGGAGGTCGGCTCGCGGTCGTGCGCGGCACCTTCCCGTGGGACGACGTCGGCGACTTTTCCTCGCTCGCCAAGCTGCTCTCGAACGGCCGCGTGGGCGATCTGGCGATCCTCGGTGAGGGCGCGCGCGTCCTCGCCGACTCCTCGAGCGGCGTCGTCGTCTCGCGCACCTCCCGCCTCATCTCGCTCATCGGCGTGCAGGACATCGTCGTGGTCGATACGTCGGATGCCCTGCTCGTGACCACGCGCGAGAACGCTCAGCGCGTCAAGTCGGTCGTCGACGCGATCAAGCAGTCCGGTCGCGACGA
- a CDS encoding succinate dehydrogenase hydrophobic membrane anchor subunit: MTTPDLANTGASTIDAPRSPYARTKRGINLEKWGWIYMRVSGVMLVVLIFGHLFVNLVLGTGVSQIDFAFVAGKLSDPFWIVWDTLLLWLALLHGANGIRTIINDYVSTPRVRGILIGALGASTAVLLILGTLVIYTFDPCPAGADPALVASFCGDLS, encoded by the coding sequence ATGACGACCCCTGACCTGGCGAACACTGGCGCGAGCACCATCGACGCCCCCCGCAGCCCCTACGCGCGGACGAAGCGCGGCATCAACCTTGAGAAGTGGGGCTGGATCTACATGCGCGTCTCGGGCGTCATGCTCGTAGTGCTCATCTTCGGCCACCTCTTCGTGAACCTCGTTCTCGGAACAGGCGTCAGTCAGATCGACTTCGCTTTCGTCGCCGGCAAGCTCAGCGACCCGTTCTGGATCGTCTGGGACACGCTCCTGCTGTGGCTCGCGCTGCTGCACGGCGCCAACGGCATACGCACGATCATCAACGATTACGTCTCGACACCGCGCGTGCGCGGCATCCTCATCGGGGCACTGGGAGCCTCCACGGCCGTGCTGCTCATCCTCGGCACGCTCGTCATCTACACCTTCGACCCCTGCCCAGCAGGTGCCGATCCCGCCCTCGTCGCATCCTTCTGTGGAGACCTTTCGTGA